Proteins found in one Primulina eburnea isolate SZY01 chromosome 16, ASM2296580v1, whole genome shotgun sequence genomic segment:
- the LOC140816912 gene encoding uncharacterized protein, producing MAMQTGVAASKVLVIVGAGLTGSIILRSGHLSDIISQIQELIQRLNEAEKLPGKYDAALLATQVRLLAKEIKELSLSNPVTIFNGNSSSNGSYASYLLPTAALGAMGCCYVWWKGWSFSDIMFVTKQNMENAVASVSKQLEHVSEALASTRRHLSKRLENLDWKLDEQREISKFISNDVGDVKSNLNQIGYDIGLIQETLSGLEGKIELLESKQDMTNSGLWYLCHVAGNIEDGRSSKIIQDVGAKLIDNSTILQEAERAKGLQFIIGDDEPNTVQKTSPGMDGKDANFPSKKMHSTNKRIHRSYPVGLSVARDILG from the exons ATGGCGATGCAAACTGGCGTTGCCGCCTCCAAAGTCCTCGTCATCGTCGGCGCAG GTTTAACTGGTTCTATCATCTTGAGGAGTGGGCATTTGTCTGATATAATTTCGCAGATTCAAGAGTTGATACAAAGATTAAATGAAGCTGAAAAATTACCTGGAAAGTACGATGCAGCTCTCCTAGCCACTCAA GTTCGATTATTAGCTAAAGAGATCAAGGAGTTGAGCTTATCCAATCCGGTTACGATATTTAATGGAAATTCATCCTCCAACG GGAGTTATGCCTCATACCTATTGCCTACTGCAGCTCTTGGTGCTATGGGATGTTGTTATGTGTGGTGGAAG GGCTGGTCATTctctgatattatgtttgtcaCAAAGCAAAACATGGAAAATGCTGTTGCATCTGTGTCTAAGCAGTTGGAGCATGTTTCTGAAGCATTGGCT TCAACAAGGAGACACCTATCAAAGAGACTGGAAAACTTGGATTGGAAACTTGATGAGCAGAGGGAGATATCAAAATTTATTTCCAATGAT GTTGGTGATGTgaaatcaaatctcaatcagATTGGTTATGATATTGGTTTGATTCAGGAGACATTATCTGGCCTG GAAGGAAAGATTGAGCTTCTTGAAAGCAAGCAG GATATGACAAATTCTGGTCTGTGGTATCTCTGTCACGTGGCTGGAAACATTGAAGATGGGCGGAGTTCGAAAATTATACAG GATGTTGGGGCAAAGCTGATAGACAATTCGACCATCTTGCAGGAGGCAGAGAGAGCAAAG GGGCTTCAGTTCATCATCGGTGACGACGAACCAAATACAGTACAGAAAACTTCCCCAGGTATGGATGGGAAAGACGCTAATTTTCCTTCTAAAAAGATGCATTCTACAAATAAGAGAATTCATCGTTCGTATCCCGTTGGCCTCTCTGTTGCTAGAGATATTTTGGGTTGA
- the LOC140815914 gene encoding IAA-alanine resistance protein 1 produces MREISNKRRQICLFFCGVLLVTGYGFSVTAAHQCSHDHHHHHHHNARDENVGAVRNDKQQHPQRLLLPEEIAEEEDLKNMWAAHDHNHGDGLGYGHKHDGHPKPSGLGLWIHAMGCSLLVSLASLICLILLPLIFIKGRPSKAVVDSLALFGAGAMLGDAFLHQLPHAFGGDHSHSHDHHDGQAEHHVHSRHSHSLQDLSIGLSILAGIVVFLIVEKLVRYVDAFSGGVNAWSHHHHHHHKHTNKLKDDKETHKNLQGSAAEGKNERVEKETFEENELDKTPPLDTPCGDKPREKDVLRKRTTGDRAHENGTDECAESISDVNAESLDRKEPIKSQPNLVFGYLNLFSDGVHNFTDGMALGSAFLLYGSVGGWSRTLFLLAHELPQEIGDFGILVRSGFSVSKALFFNFLSALVALAGTALALMWGGDPGQSSLIEGFTAGGFIYIALAGVLAEMNSGGMPGLRSTTIQLLSLLLGIGVALCISILE; encoded by the exons ATGCGGGAAATTTCGAATAAGAGGCGCCAGATCTGTCTCTTTTTCTGCGGCGTTTTGCTGGTGACTGGATATGGATTCTCCGTGACGGCGGCCCACCAGTGTAGCCAcgaccaccaccaccaccaccatcaTAATGCTCGTGATGAGAATGTAGGCGCAGTGAGGAATGATAAGCAGCAACACCCGCAGAGGCTACTGCTTCCCGAGGAAATTGCTGAGGAGGAAGATCTGAAGAATATGTGGGCTGCCCATGACCACAATCATGGCGATGGACTTGGATATGGGCATAAACACGATGGTCATCCGAAGCCTTCTGGGCTTG GCCTCTGGATCCATGCCATGGGATGCTCACTATTGGTTAGCTTAGCATCCCTTATTTGCCTGATCTTATTGCCTTTAATATTTA TAAAAGGGAGGCCATCAAAGGCGGTAGTTGATTCTTTAGCATTATTTGGG GCAGGGGCTATGCTAGGTGATGCCTTTCTACACCAATTGCCACATGCTTTCG GTGGTGATCACTCCCATTCACATGATCACCATGATGGTCAGGCTGAGCATCATGTGCATTCCAGACACTCACATTCATTACAGGATCTTTCCATCGGTTTGTCAATTTTGG CTGGAATCGTGGTATTTCTTATTGTTGAGAAACTGGTAAGGTATGTTGATGCTTTTTCTGGAGGAGTAAATGCTTGGAGTCACCACCACCATCACCATCACAAACACACTAACAAGTTGAAGGATGACAAAGAGACTCACAAAAATCTTCAGGGATCGGCTGCTGAAGGGAaaaatgaaagagttgaaaaagagacatTTGAGGAAAATGAACTGGACAAAACACCACCCCTGGACACCCCTTGTGGTGATAAGCCACGTGAAAAAGATGTTTTGCGGAAG AGAACCACTGGCGATAGAGCTCATGAAAATGGAACCGATGAATGTGCTGAAAGCATCTCTGATGTTAACGCAGAGTCACTTGATAGAAAAGAACCTATCAAGTCACAGCCAAATCTGGTGTTTGGTTATCTGAACCTCTTCTCCGATGGAGTG CATAATTTTACCGATGGAATGGCTTTGGGAAGTGCTTTCCTCCTTTATGGATCAGTTGGTGGGTGGTCCAGAACTTTGTTTCTACTTGCTCACGAGCTACCTCAAGAG ATCGGTGATTTTGGAATTTTAGTAAGGTCGGGCTTTAGTGTCTCCAAAGCCTTATTCTTTAACTTTCTGTCTGCATTGGTCGCCCTTGCAGGAACTGCTCTG GCTTTGATGTGGGGAGGAGATCCTGGGCAATCGTCTTTGATTGAG GGGTTTACTGCAGGAGGCTTTATCTACATAGCCCTCGCTGGCGTGCTAGCTGAGATGAATAGTGGAGGCATGCCTGGTTTGAGAAGCACAACAATACAGTTGCTATCTTTGTTGCTTGGTATTGGTGTCGCCCTTTGTATATCCATTCTAGAATGA
- the LOC140815915 gene encoding cyclin-J18-like isoform X4, with the protein MRNSQPKSSHITHIYLRIVRNRCFTHTQGDAAIRSGRIPHPICSAAGSLSDCEVLCIIAIRRAFLSSSVQIHDMTPLSVEVLKSFGDDFIKEQHYTKRDLLDAVLKFEIGTSHIAFIMVDELLSQLKVIARVGEHVNFEVCMDVLDLLYEKEATSLLYNSPCFLAASILVVAYVISVPAQKWEFPILPWVKFVTSYKEEEIMCCVRDILKHIFEPQADYGDQKLN; encoded by the exons CTTCACTCACACACAGGGCGATGCTGCGATTCGGAGTGGTAGAATTCCTCATCCAATCTGCTCAG CTGCTGGAAGTCTCTCCGATTGTGAAGTACTCTGCATTATCGCTATTCGTCGAGCGTTTTTATCCAGCTCTGTCCAG ATACACGATATGACTCCCCTGTCCGTCGAGGTGTTAAAGTCATTTGGGGATGACTTTATAAAGGAGCAGCATTACACGAAGAGGGATCTGTTGGATGCA GTACTGAAATTTGAGATTGGCACATCACATATTGCCTTCATAATGGTAGACGAGCTTCTCAGTCAATTAAA AGTTATTGCCCGAGTTGGGGAACATGTGAATTTTGAAGTTTGTATGGATGTTCTGGACCTGCTTTATGAAAAAGAAGCTACATCACTTCTCTACAACTCTCCCTGTTTTCTTGCTGCATCAATATTG GTTGTCGCATATGTTATTTCAGTACCTGCACAAAAGTGGGAATTCCCCATTCTTCCTTGGG TCAAATTTGTTACCTCGTACAAAGAAGAGGAAATCATGTGTTGTGTCAGGGACATCCTAAAGCATATCTTTGAACCTCAAGCAGATTACGGAGATCAAAAGTTAAATTGA
- the LOC140815915 gene encoding cyclin-J18-like isoform X2, translated as MRNSQPKSSHITHIYLRIVRNRCFTHTQGDAAIRSGRIPHPICSAAGSLSDCEVLCIIAIRRAFLSSSVQIHDMTPLSVEVLKSFGDDFIKEQHYTKRDLLDAEMILMQVLKFEIGTSHIAFIMVDELLSQLKVIARVGEHVNFEVCMDVLDLLYEKEATSLLYNSPCFLAASILVVAYVISVPAQKWEFPILPWVKFVTSYKEEEIMCCVRDILKHIFEPQADYGDQKLN; from the exons CTTCACTCACACACAGGGCGATGCTGCGATTCGGAGTGGTAGAATTCCTCATCCAATCTGCTCAG CTGCTGGAAGTCTCTCCGATTGTGAAGTACTCTGCATTATCGCTATTCGTCGAGCGTTTTTATCCAGCTCTGTCCAG ATACACGATATGACTCCCCTGTCCGTCGAGGTGTTAAAGTCATTTGGGGATGACTTTATAAAGGAGCAGCATTACACGAAGAGGGATCTGTTGGATGCA GAGATGATCTTAATGCAG GTACTGAAATTTGAGATTGGCACATCACATATTGCCTTCATAATGGTAGACGAGCTTCTCAGTCAATTAAA AGTTATTGCCCGAGTTGGGGAACATGTGAATTTTGAAGTTTGTATGGATGTTCTGGACCTGCTTTATGAAAAAGAAGCTACATCACTTCTCTACAACTCTCCCTGTTTTCTTGCTGCATCAATATTG GTTGTCGCATATGTTATTTCAGTACCTGCACAAAAGTGGGAATTCCCCATTCTTCCTTGGG TCAAATTTGTTACCTCGTACAAAGAAGAGGAAATCATGTGTTGTGTCAGGGACATCCTAAAGCATATCTTTGAACCTCAAGCAGATTACGGAGATCAAAAGTTAAATTGA
- the LOC140815915 gene encoding cyclin-J18 isoform X3 yields the protein MLRFGVVEFLIQSAQLLEVSPIVKYSALSLFVERFYPALSRFKDDDTKNWLLHPIRESNLQLFALVSIWLSSKIHDMTPLSVEVLKSFGDDFIKEQHYTKRDLLDAVLKFEIGTSHIAFIMVDELLSQLKVIARVGEHVNFEVCMDVLDLLYEKEATSLLYNSPCFLAASILVVAYVISVPAQKWEFPILPWVKFVTSYKEEEIMCCVRDILKHIFEPQADYGDQKLN from the exons ATGCTGCGATTCGGAGTGGTAGAATTCCTCATCCAATCTGCTCAG CTGCTGGAAGTCTCTCCGATTGTGAAGTACTCTGCATTATCGCTATTCGTCGAGCGTTTTTATCCAGCTCTGTCCAG ATTTAAAGATGACGACACCAAAAACTGGCTTCTGCATCCGATTAGAGAAAGTAATTTGCAGCTATTTGCCCTTGTTTCAATATGGCTCTCAAGCAAA ATACACGATATGACTCCCCTGTCCGTCGAGGTGTTAAAGTCATTTGGGGATGACTTTATAAAGGAGCAGCATTACACGAAGAGGGATCTGTTGGATGCA GTACTGAAATTTGAGATTGGCACATCACATATTGCCTTCATAATGGTAGACGAGCTTCTCAGTCAATTAAA AGTTATTGCCCGAGTTGGGGAACATGTGAATTTTGAAGTTTGTATGGATGTTCTGGACCTGCTTTATGAAAAAGAAGCTACATCACTTCTCTACAACTCTCCCTGTTTTCTTGCTGCATCAATATTG GTTGTCGCATATGTTATTTCAGTACCTGCACAAAAGTGGGAATTCCCCATTCTTCCTTGGG TCAAATTTGTTACCTCGTACAAAGAAGAGGAAATCATGTGTTGTGTCAGGGACATCCTAAAGCATATCTTTGAACCTCAAGCAGATTACGGAGATCAAAAGTTAAATTGA
- the LOC140815915 gene encoding cyclin-J18 isoform X1, which yields MLRFGVVEFLIQSAQLLEVSPIVKYSALSLFVERFYPALSRFKDDDTKNWLLHPIRESNLQLFALVSIWLSSKIHDMTPLSVEVLKSFGDDFIKEQHYTKRDLLDAEMILMQVLKFEIGTSHIAFIMVDELLSQLKVIARVGEHVNFEVCMDVLDLLYEKEATSLLYNSPCFLAASILVVAYVISVPAQKWEFPILPWVKFVTSYKEEEIMCCVRDILKHIFEPQADYGDQKLN from the exons ATGCTGCGATTCGGAGTGGTAGAATTCCTCATCCAATCTGCTCAG CTGCTGGAAGTCTCTCCGATTGTGAAGTACTCTGCATTATCGCTATTCGTCGAGCGTTTTTATCCAGCTCTGTCCAG ATTTAAAGATGACGACACCAAAAACTGGCTTCTGCATCCGATTAGAGAAAGTAATTTGCAGCTATTTGCCCTTGTTTCAATATGGCTCTCAAGCAAA ATACACGATATGACTCCCCTGTCCGTCGAGGTGTTAAAGTCATTTGGGGATGACTTTATAAAGGAGCAGCATTACACGAAGAGGGATCTGTTGGATGCA GAGATGATCTTAATGCAG GTACTGAAATTTGAGATTGGCACATCACATATTGCCTTCATAATGGTAGACGAGCTTCTCAGTCAATTAAA AGTTATTGCCCGAGTTGGGGAACATGTGAATTTTGAAGTTTGTATGGATGTTCTGGACCTGCTTTATGAAAAAGAAGCTACATCACTTCTCTACAACTCTCCCTGTTTTCTTGCTGCATCAATATTG GTTGTCGCATATGTTATTTCAGTACCTGCACAAAAGTGGGAATTCCCCATTCTTCCTTGGG TCAAATTTGTTACCTCGTACAAAGAAGAGGAAATCATGTGTTGTGTCAGGGACATCCTAAAGCATATCTTTGAACCTCAAGCAGATTACGGAGATCAAAAGTTAAATTGA